A segment of the Hydrogenimonas thermophila genome:
GTTACTTTGTTTTAAGCTCTTAAAGAATGGTGTGATTTTTGCAATAAATGTCTTTAAAGTAAGAGAGACAGTAAAGTTTACAGATCTTACGGAGTTGCCAGGTGTAGATGAAGCCATTGAGGGACTTTTAATCTTAAGAGAAGAGATTATACCAGTAGTTGATCTTAAAAAGTGGTTATATGGAAGTAGAGATCCTATTGTCTTAAAAGATAATGGTATTGAACCTGATGATAGTGAACGTCAAATTATAGTTTGTGAATTTAATCAAACAATAATTGGTATTAAAATTTATAAAGCTGAGTATATTATTAGAAAGAGTTGGAATGACATTATGGTTCCAATAGCTGAAAGTGTAGGTGCTAAAAGAAAAATTAGCAACTATACAAAAAATGATGAAGGTGAAATTGTTCATATTGTTGATGTTGAACAGATGTTGAGTGATATATTTCCTGAATTAGATAGAAAAATAGAAAATGAAGCTCAGTATGTGCAATCTTTTGAAGTAGATGAAGAGAAGATGGTTTTAATTGCTGAAGATTCAAAAGTAGCATTGAAGTCATTGACTAATGTTTTAAATAAACTTGGTGTTAAATTTAGATCTTTTGAAAATGGACAGTTA
Coding sequences within it:
- a CDS encoding chemotaxis protein — encoded protein: MGRDNIDESTSLAKRNLLELLCFKLLKNGVIFAINVFKVRETVKFTDLTELPGVDEAIEGLLILREEIIPVVDLKKWLYGSRDPIVLKDNGIEPDDSERQIIVCEFNQTIIGIKIYKAEYIIRKSWNDIMVPIAESVGAKRKISNYTKNDEGEIVHIVDVEQMLSDIFPELDRKIENEAQYVQSFEVDEEKMVLIAEDSKVALKSLTNVLNKLGVKFRSFENGQLLLDYIDARGSDVGNIGLVITDLEMPVASGFTVIKTLKENSKTAHIPIIVNSSMSGKSNQDMARELNANGFMPKTKPEEIAGFIKEFLGKESIEILADS